In Candidatus Flexicrinis proximus, the genomic window ACGCTACGAACATCGAAAGATTAAGAAAACTGTTCTCAAATATTGATATTAGTCCCCTCTCTCAGAAACCTGAAATAACTAATCATGATGCTGCCGAATACGGCACTGCGATCGCACGAGCAGTTGTAGGCTATCCAACGTTGTCTTTTGTCGATCCCTTTGGCTATCGAGGTGTGACCCAAGATTTACTTGGGCAATTGATTACTCCTTTTGGTTCTGACTGCATCTTCTTCTTCAACTACAACGAGATTCAGCGACACATCAACAACCCTAAAGTCAGCGATCACATGATGGCGTTGTTTGGTGTTCGTCGAGCTGATCAACTCAGAGAACTACTTGCCGAGAACGATTTTACCGACAAGGAGGAGGCCATCTTGAGTCTGACCGCTGCCGCAATGCGGGATGTAGGAGGGAAACACATATTGTTTTTCCGTTTCAGCGATAAAGATGATTCGCGTACGTCACATCATTTAGCCTTTATAAGCAAGAATGAGCGAGGCTACAACATAATGAAAGAGATTATGGCAAAAGCTAGTTCCTCAGTGAATAAGGGCGTAGCGAGTCTTACCTACAATAAACAAGCTGAAATCCCGAAAGAACGACAGCTTTCAATGTTCGAAGAGGATCCAATAGAAACCCTCAAGACTATTCTTTTGACTCGATTCTCTGGCCAAACCGTAATGGTAGGGAAGCTGCCCGGTCTGCATTCTGAACTAGCCCCTATGGAAGCTCACAACTATGTGCTCTCAAACTACAAAGCAGCACTCAAGCAGCTTGAGGCCGAAGGCAAACTGCAAACCAGTCGACCTCAACGGAGATTTGACACACTAGCTGACGAAATCCTGATCTATTTCCCCTAACCAATCGTAGCTAGCACCGGAAACGCCTCACGCCACTGATCGAGAGGCCACTCGATATTCCCTTTGAAGAACACGGCGGTCCCCTGACCATCAAGGATGTCCAGCACATTCTCGACCCACTCCGGCTTCGGCTGATAGGCTTTTGCGCCGTTGGTCGCCGCGCCAATCACCGCCCACTGTAGGTTGCTGTCCTTCAGGAGCGGCGCGATGTCGAAACTTAGCGGCTCGATACTCATCCAACGCACATCGGCCTTCACCTGCCGCAGCACTTCAACCTGCCGTGTCACCATGCGCGCCTGCTGCTTATCCGAGAGGCGCTTGCCCATGAAGTACGAGGGCGGCGCAGAAACCCCAACCCAAACATTCGACGGAAATTCGAACTGAAGCAGGCGCGGCGCATTCTTGGTCAATAGCTGAAAGCTATGCCAGTGTGCCTTACGCGCTACATCAAGTACCTGCTCGATCTGTTCGTCCGGCACCCAATGCCCCATCAAGTCCGACATCGAGTCAAGAAAGATCTTGGCCGGAGTCGACAGCTTCAGCGGTTCACCCAGCAGTTCCGGTCGCCAGTAATGATGCGCGAAGCCATCAGGATAGGCTGCCTGCGCGACACGTTCCGCGCCGTGCTCGGCATAACAGATAGCGATACTTCCATCCGGCATCTCCCACCGGCAGGCGTGTTCGCAGCCGCCGACCGGATTCCACGTGTAGTCCGTCCACTCAATCCCGCGCCGAGCTTCGCTCTTATGTTGTTTGTTCATGACGAGCGCCTCGCTATATATTCCCACACAATTGTATTACATTATGGCACATTTGTTCCAATATAATCGACAAGATGCCAATACCTTGTCCATCATCCTCAATCCCTGCCCGCGACGACATACGCCACGACCTGATCGAGCGTCTGCGTGAAATTGTCGGAAGTGTCGAAGTAGGGTAAATCGTAAGCGGCACATTCGCGCTTCAAGTACCGGCTGAACTCCATCATACTGGTGATCACGGTCAACAGCGCGGGGTCCGTATACTCAGGCGCCCAGTCGTTGGGATAGCCGCCATGTGTGCGGATGTTGTGCAGCTTGTCGGCCGGCGTGATCGCCGTATAGCCGAGAAAGCACGCTTTGACCTGCGCCGGATGCGCGTCCCGCAAGGCGGCAACATGCTTCGGCAGCAGTTCGCCTTCAATGGCGTAATCGACATCGTCCCGCAGCAGGCTCGCGCTCATCTCGCGGACGAGCGGCCACAGCCTTTCTCCGACGACCATTCCGCCGGCATTCGGGTCAATCGGAAATTCCGGCACGCCGCGCGCCAACCCCATCTTGAGGACATCGAGGCTCAAATAGGGCATCTGCCTTTCGACCAGCAGCCGGCGGACGAGAATCCCTTTGCCGGTTCGCGCCGCGCCGCCGATAAATAGAAGCCTGGACGTTGGTTCTCCAGTCACGGCGGTCAGGGCAATTCATCCGCCGGGTTTCGATTTTATCCAGCGATGCCCAATCGCGCCTTAACCGCGGCGCAGCGCGTCTGGATACCGATTCTAATCGAACACTTGTTCTATGCTGGAGACGGGTGTAAAATCTCGCTGTCGCCCAGGAACGTATGCCATTGACGCAGCACAAGGAGCGGTGAGAGATGTTCAGCCGGATTAGCGCGGTCGTGTTGTTTGTTCGGGACCTTGAGACGTGTTCAGCGTTCTACCGCGACAAGATCGGGCTGGAGGTCGTCTTCCGCGATGCGGAGTCCACCGCGTTCAAGCTGGACGGCCAGGACTTTGCGCTGGTTGCGATTAACAATGCAGCCGGCATGGTCAAGGTGGACATCGCGGAGTTCATGTCTGCCGACGGGAAAGCCCATCCGGTTATGCTGTGCGCGGATACTGACAACGCCGACGCCGTCTACGAGGCGCTGCGGGCAAACGGTGTAGCGTTCACGCAGCCGCCGGTCGATCAGCACTGGGGTTATCGCGCCGCGTACTTCCGCGATCCAGAGGGCAACTTCTGGGAAATCCGCCAGCCGATTCCGCGGCAGGCCCAGCCGTAGGGCGGGCTATGCACCTCCTGTGGGGCCCCGCGCCGACGATGTGAAATGGCATCCCGTTCTGAAGGCGCAGCATTCACTCGGTCTTCACACCGGCGGCGAGGATGCGGAACCACGGGCCGCGCTCGATCTCTGCGAGTTCCGCGTTGAGTACGTCGTCGCCGTTGAGATAGTCGCGCATCACGCCTTGGATCATCCGGCTTGGCGTGCCGGTACGCGCCAGAAGCATCCCGCCGGGGGCGAGGCAGTCGCGCACGTCCAGCGTCAGCGCGGTGAACTGCACGTCAGACATCCAGTCGGCGATATTGGAAATACTAATCAGGTCGAACTTCCCGTAGGTGTCGACCAGCTGCGGCAGGATTTTGGTCAGGTTGGCGGTGTACAGGCGCAGCCGCGCATGCAGATCCGAGTCCCGCAGGAGACGATAGGCGTCCGCCTGCAGGTAAAGCGGCAGACCCGCCTCCCCGGCACCAAAGGCATAGCGCTGATCGAAGACGGTGGTCACGAACGGGTCGAGGTGGGCATCTGGCTGGCGCAGCGCGTTGAAGTGACATTCACCCAGATAACCGGCAATCCCAGCGATGCGCGCCGCCAGCGATTCGCTCTCCATGCCGAACAGCATCTTAATGTAGCCCGGGGTCATCACATCCAGATAGGCGCTGCGCCACTCGGCGAGGAATCAGGATCGGGGACTTCGACCAGCGGGGAAAAGCCGACGTTGCGGAGCCGCAGGACCAGGTCACGCATCAGTACATCGTTGCGTCCGACGAAGTGGATGCCGAAGGCGATCTCCTGGTCGCGGCGCGAGTCCCAGAAGTCGCGCGCGTCGTCCGCAAGCGCGGCGCGAGTCCGTTGATAGAGGGCGATACGGCGTTCACCGCCGTTGGCATATGGGGCGGCATCGGAGGCGAATAATTGCAGATGCTCGTCGCGGCTGAGCGACATCAGCGCCGCCCGGCGCAGGTCGCACAGATGAAGCTGCGCCGGGTTAACGTCTACGGCATGGAGTTCAGCGACGGAGGGGTCGGTCAGGACGCTGAGGATATTCTCGCCAGATGAGGCGATCATCAGGACGCGTTTGGGCGTTGTCGGGTCCTGGCGTGCCAGGAGTGCCAACTCGGTCGCGTAATCTTCGTTTTGGACAGAATAGAACAGAGGACTCACGAAGCTTAACGGCGACATCTGGTACCCCCCAAATTACCTAGAGCGGGACGGCAACGAACCTCCCGTACGCGATAAACGCAGCCATTATGAATAGTACTGCATTAACCGCAATGATGCCATTCTCTTTGCGGCGCGTGTGTGTTAAAGGCGAAACCAGATTGGACAAGCATTAACCCGGCCGCCGCCAGCGGCGTCAGTACTGGCAGGACTCCGGCCAGCGCAGGCAGAATCAGCCCAGCGGCCCCGAGGATTTCGACGCTGCCGATGCCTTTGAGGGTGTTAGCGCTCAAGTCCTCGACATATTTCATGCCCTGCGCGTAGAGCCTGTCCCTGGTCGAGAAGAGTTTGCCCGCGCCAGCGGCGGCGAACGCGAGTGCCAGCAGGATCTGGACGATCCAGAGTAGGGTGTTCATGGTTGCTCCTGGGGATAAAATGCGCGACAATCTGCAAACAGGCGGCGGTTAACGCGCGCATGTCGGCTATCATACTAATGTGGCCGTGCAGGGATTCAACCAACAGACCGGGCAGCACGTCGGAAAACCGACAGTTTGGCGAAAGTGCAGGCAAACTCATGGTCACACCGCAGGGAAA contains:
- a CDS encoding DUF3419 family protein; translation: MTPGYIKMLFGMESESLAARIAGIAGYLGECHFNALRQPDAHLDPFVTTVFDQRYAFGAGEAGLPLYLQADAYRLLRDSDLHARLRLYTANLTKILPQLVDTYGKFDLISISNIADWMSDVQFTALTLDVRDCLAPGGMLLARTGTPSRMIQGVMRDYLNGDDVLNAELAEIERGPWFRILAAGVKTE
- a CDS encoding DUF5131 family protein: MNKQHKSEARRGIEWTDYTWNPVGGCEHACRWEMPDGSIAICYAEHGAERVAQAAYPDGFAHHYWRPELLGEPLKLSTPAKIFLDSMSDLMGHWVPDEQIEQVLDVARKAHWHSFQLLTKNAPRLLQFEFPSNVWVGVSAPPSYFMGKRLSDKQQARMVTRQVEVLRQVKADVRWMSIEPLSFDIAPLLKDSNLQWAVIGAATNGAKAYQPKPEWVENVLDILDGQGTAVFFKGNIEWPLDQWREAFPVLATIG
- the tcmP gene encoding three-Cys-motif partner protein TcmP, giving the protein MAGVVSGEFFGKQTEASKRKSLIVSNYFSAWAKIMTSGKIDARRINYLDLFAGPGQYDDGSKSTPLLILDQVLNSQVLRVRTKMYFNDWDATNIERLRKLFSNIDISPLSQKPEITNHDAAEYGTAIARAVVGYPTLSFVDPFGYRGVTQDLLGQLITPFGSDCIFFFNYNEIQRHINNPKVSDHMMALFGVRRADQLRELLAENDFTDKEEAILSLTAAAMRDVGGKHILFFRFSDKDDSRTSHHLAFISKNERGYNIMKEIMAKASSSVNKGVASLTYNKQAEIPKERQLSMFEEDPIETLKTILLTRFSGQTVMVGKLPGLHSELAPMEAHNYVLSNYKAALKQLEAEGKLQTSRPQRRFDTLADEILIYFP
- a CDS encoding VOC family protein produces the protein MFSRISAVVLFVRDLETCSAFYRDKIGLEVVFRDAESTAFKLDGQDFALVAINNAAGMVKVDIAEFMSADGKAHPVMLCADTDNADAVYEALRANGVAFTQPPVDQHWGYRAAYFRDPEGNFWEIRQPIPRQAQP
- a CDS encoding DUF3419 family protein, with translation MSPLSFVSPLFYSVQNEDYATELALLARQDPTTPKRVLMIASSGENILSVLTDPSVAELHAVDVNPAQLHLCDLRRAALMSLSRDEHLQLFASDAAPYANGGERRIALYQRTRAALADDARDFWDSRRDQEIAFGIHFVGRNDVLMRDLVLRLRNVGFSPLVEVPDPDSSPSGAAPIWM